In Hermetia illucens chromosome 5, iHerIll2.2.curated.20191125, whole genome shotgun sequence, a single window of DNA contains:
- the LOC119657749 gene encoding alpha-1,3-mannosyl-glycoprotein 4-beta-N-acetylglucosaminyltransferase A-like isoform X2 — translation MRYSLQLRIQAHRKDIYDTQIKISKLTLMGQTIENDITVISNSLRKGLTKEEILEPYRMPNHNAETIIQSSRFEMNLKSPKAYQILPHLSDNPKALYPSLLLSKGRSNVTFAMGVPTIKRSKKSYLKETLQNIISNMNERERQDTVIIVFIGEMKLSEVSSVALEVQEEFSDYISEGLVEIIAPDPSYYPDLNKLRLTLNNKLERVKWRSKQNLDYAYLMTYAYPKAQYYVQLEDDIITLPGFITSMKNAIHHTNVPWYVLDFCELGFIGKLFKSFDLPYLITFFQMFFNDKPVDWLLDHFIDTITCNLEKDPTFCKTNKEKFWIHSKPSLFQHVGKYSSFSGKLQRLKDKYFGNLNGNLNPYATVKSSIRTYGDSDLDKTYNGEGLFWGLPPKAGDQLQFTFKKPVVVKKFLFISENCTLSPNCFSDTSVEVLPQAIKKDFPKLKLRNRTDDGYFIVGGFDSTGVAQGSVDPVMGKIKELRLHVRKAIPHSVMLKEIKIEI, via the exons A TGCGATATTCATTACAATTACGGATCCAAGCACACCGGAAGGACATATATGACACCCAAATAAAAATTAGCAAACTAACACTAATGGGTCAAACAATAGAAAATGATATTACCGTCATATCAAACTCCCTAAGGAAGGGGCTAACAAAAGAGGAAATTCTCGAACCTTACCGAATGCCAAATCATAATGCGGAAACAATTATCCAGTCATCTCGTTTCGAAATGAATCTGAAATCTCCCAAAGCTTATCAGATACTACCTCACTTAAGTGATAATCCCAAGGCATTATATCCTTCACTCCTCCTTTCAAAAGGCAGGTCAAATGTTACTTTTGCAATGGGTGTTCCGACAATCAAAAGATCTAAGAAATCATACCTCAAAGAAACTCTCCAAAATATTATCTCGAATATGAATGAAAGGGAAAGGCAGGATACAGTAATCATAGTGTTTATCGGAGAAATGAAGCTGTCTGAAGTAAGTTCTGTTGCACTCGAAGTTCAAGAGGAGTTTTCGGACTACATCTCCGAGGGCCTTGTTGAAATCATTGCTCCCGATCCATCCTATTATCCGGATCTAAACAAACTGCGGTTGACGCTGAATAATAAGCTGGAACGTGTCAAGTGGAGGTCCAAACAAAATTTGGATTATGCTTATTTGATGACCTATGCTTACCCGAAGGCCCAATACTATGTTCAGCTGGAAGACGATATCATCACATTGCCTGGATTTATTACGTCGATGAAGAATGCTATCCATCACACCAACGTTCCGTGGTATGTCCTTGATTTCTGCGAACTCGGTTTTATTG GAAAACTTTTCAAATCCTTCGATCTGCCCTACTTAATCaccttttttcagatgtttttcAACGACAAGCCTGTTGACTGGCTTCTCGACCACTTCATCGATACAATCACTTGTAACCTAGAAAAAGACCCGACATTTTGCAAAACAAACAAGGAGAAATTTTGGATCCATTCGAAACCGTCACTTTTCCAACATGTTGGAAAGTATTCGTCATTTTCGGGAAAGCTGCAAAGATTGAAGGACAAGTACTTTGGTAACCTCAATGGGAACCTAAATCCGTATGCGACTGTGAAATCATCTATAAGAACTTATGGAGACTCTGACTTGGATAAAACCTACAACGGTGAGGGTCTTTTTTGGGGACTACCACCAAAAGCTGGTGACCAGCTGCAGTTTACGTTCAAGAAACCAGTGGTAGTTAAAAA ATTCCTGTTTATCAGTGAAAATTGCACCTTAAGTCCGAACTGTTTCTCTGACACTTCAGTAGAAGTGCTGCCTCAGGCAATAAAGAAGGACTTCCCAAAATTAAAGCTAAGAAATCGAACGGATGATGGGTACTTTATTGTTGGAGGCTTTGATTCAACTGGAGTTGCTCAAGGTTCGGTGGATCCAGTCATGGGTAAAATCAAGGAATTGAGGTTGCATGTTCGAAAAGCAATACCTCATTCTGTTATGCTGAAGGAG ATAAAAATCGAAATCTAA
- the LOC119657749 gene encoding alpha-1,3-mannosyl-glycoprotein 4-beta-N-acetylglucosaminyltransferase A-like isoform X1 yields the protein MKLIRRTFRQRINCVLFSLVLVIVCLLFLSFLRAVRYSLQLRIQAHRKDIYDTQIKISKLTLMGQTIENDITVISNSLRKGLTKEEILEPYRMPNHNAETIIQSSRFEMNLKSPKAYQILPHLSDNPKALYPSLLLSKGRSNVTFAMGVPTIKRSKKSYLKETLQNIISNMNERERQDTVIIVFIGEMKLSEVSSVALEVQEEFSDYISEGLVEIIAPDPSYYPDLNKLRLTLNNKLERVKWRSKQNLDYAYLMTYAYPKAQYYVQLEDDIITLPGFITSMKNAIHHTNVPWYVLDFCELGFIGKLFKSFDLPYLITFFQMFFNDKPVDWLLDHFIDTITCNLEKDPTFCKTNKEKFWIHSKPSLFQHVGKYSSFSGKLQRLKDKYFGNLNGNLNPYATVKSSIRTYGDSDLDKTYNGEGLFWGLPPKAGDQLQFTFKKPVVVKKFLFISENCTLSPNCFSDTSVEVLPQAIKKDFPKLKLRNRTDDGYFIVGGFDSTGVAQGSVDPVMGKIKELRLHVRKAIPHSVMLKEIKIEI from the exons ATGAAATTAATTAGAAGAACGTTCCGGCAAAGGATCAATTGTGTACTTTTCAGTTTAGTTTTGGTGATAGTATGTCTCCTGTTTTTGAGTTTTCTTAGAGCGG TGCGATATTCATTACAATTACGGATCCAAGCACACCGGAAGGACATATATGACACCCAAATAAAAATTAGCAAACTAACACTAATGGGTCAAACAATAGAAAATGATATTACCGTCATATCAAACTCCCTAAGGAAGGGGCTAACAAAAGAGGAAATTCTCGAACCTTACCGAATGCCAAATCATAATGCGGAAACAATTATCCAGTCATCTCGTTTCGAAATGAATCTGAAATCTCCCAAAGCTTATCAGATACTACCTCACTTAAGTGATAATCCCAAGGCATTATATCCTTCACTCCTCCTTTCAAAAGGCAGGTCAAATGTTACTTTTGCAATGGGTGTTCCGACAATCAAAAGATCTAAGAAATCATACCTCAAAGAAACTCTCCAAAATATTATCTCGAATATGAATGAAAGGGAAAGGCAGGATACAGTAATCATAGTGTTTATCGGAGAAATGAAGCTGTCTGAAGTAAGTTCTGTTGCACTCGAAGTTCAAGAGGAGTTTTCGGACTACATCTCCGAGGGCCTTGTTGAAATCATTGCTCCCGATCCATCCTATTATCCGGATCTAAACAAACTGCGGTTGACGCTGAATAATAAGCTGGAACGTGTCAAGTGGAGGTCCAAACAAAATTTGGATTATGCTTATTTGATGACCTATGCTTACCCGAAGGCCCAATACTATGTTCAGCTGGAAGACGATATCATCACATTGCCTGGATTTATTACGTCGATGAAGAATGCTATCCATCACACCAACGTTCCGTGGTATGTCCTTGATTTCTGCGAACTCGGTTTTATTG GAAAACTTTTCAAATCCTTCGATCTGCCCTACTTAATCaccttttttcagatgtttttcAACGACAAGCCTGTTGACTGGCTTCTCGACCACTTCATCGATACAATCACTTGTAACCTAGAAAAAGACCCGACATTTTGCAAAACAAACAAGGAGAAATTTTGGATCCATTCGAAACCGTCACTTTTCCAACATGTTGGAAAGTATTCGTCATTTTCGGGAAAGCTGCAAAGATTGAAGGACAAGTACTTTGGTAACCTCAATGGGAACCTAAATCCGTATGCGACTGTGAAATCATCTATAAGAACTTATGGAGACTCTGACTTGGATAAAACCTACAACGGTGAGGGTCTTTTTTGGGGACTACCACCAAAAGCTGGTGACCAGCTGCAGTTTACGTTCAAGAAACCAGTGGTAGTTAAAAA ATTCCTGTTTATCAGTGAAAATTGCACCTTAAGTCCGAACTGTTTCTCTGACACTTCAGTAGAAGTGCTGCCTCAGGCAATAAAGAAGGACTTCCCAAAATTAAAGCTAAGAAATCGAACGGATGATGGGTACTTTATTGTTGGAGGCTTTGATTCAACTGGAGTTGCTCAAGGTTCGGTGGATCCAGTCATGGGTAAAATCAAGGAATTGAGGTTGCATGTTCGAAAAGCAATACCTCATTCTGTTATGCTGAAGGAG ATAAAAATCGAAATCTAA